The DNA sequence ATGTTGTTTAGAACGCTTTGCAGTATTTTGCTTTGGGCATCTTGTTCCCTGGCATGGCCCTCATCTAATTCCTATGATCTCAATCTTCAGGTCTACCCCAAAGGAGATCGGTTTCAGATCATTGCCAATTACAAAGTTGCCTTGACCCCATGCCAGGCCTTGCTATACCTGAAGGACTACGAGGGTGCGAAGTCGATACCAGGAATTAAAGAATCCAAGATTGTGAAGCGCAGTGGAAACCAAGTCATCGTAGAGCGCGTGGTGGAGGACCGCATCCTCTTAATCCCAATTGAGTTACGCTCCACGGTTCAGTACAAAGAGCTCTCAGATCAAATCATCGACTTTGAACAAATTAGTGGTGACGCCAAGTTATATCAAGGAACGTGGCGCATCGAGCCCGAAGGCAATGCAACCCGTTTCCAGTTTCGAGCCAATGTCGAGCTCGATTCCATAGTACCAAATTTCATTATTGAGTACTTTATTAAGAACCAAATGAGTAAGCGTTTTGAGATGATGGCAGAGAGCGCCAATCAGCGCGCCTCAACGCTGAAACTGAATTGCCCTTAGCAAAAAGCCCGACGGGTATGCCGCCGGGCCGTACCACTCTTCTGAGTGGTTATCGTCGCTACGGGAGTTTGCTGTCCCGTATTGAGAAGGGCACAAGAATGTACCCATTAAAGCTGGTAT is a window from the Polynucleobacter sp. HIN11 genome containing:
- a CDS encoding SRPBCC family protein yields the protein MLFRTLCSILLWASCSLAWPSSNSYDLNLQVYPKGDRFQIIANYKVALTPCQALLYLKDYEGAKSIPGIKESKIVKRSGNQVIVERVVEDRILLIPIELRSTVQYKELSDQIIDFEQISGDAKLYQGTWRIEPEGNATRFQFRANVELDSIVPNFIIEYFIKNQMSKRFEMMAESANQRASTLKLNCP